From Ramlibacter tataouinensis, the proteins below share one genomic window:
- a CDS encoding GAF domain-containing protein, producing the protein MNGPQLCDIRPCLEGVIPAVMATCAADGTPNVAYISQVYYVDERHVALSFQFFNKTRQNILANPYATVLLLHPQTAAYYRLHLRYLRTETEGPLFEGMKAQLAGIASHTGMQDVFRLLGSDIYAVERIEALAGEPMPAPPARGGMLAAARRCSERLARGTSLDEALNAVLATLTDFMEVRHAIVLMLDGAGQRLYTVASCGYPTSGVGSEIGLGQGVIGMAARERTPVRIMHMTNAYLYSQAMRSSLEGSAPDAAAGPEIPYPGLKEPHSQLAVPVMSAGRLLGVLFVESPRDMVFGFEDEDMLVAMAGHLGAAIDLLQAGSEAPEAAPAAPPRPSASGEPLQVRRFASNGSIFIGGEYLIKGVAGAILWKLLKEHAQGRCDFSNRELRLDAAIGLPDVGDNLEARLVLLRRRLDEHGPHLRIEKTGRGRFRLALTRPVSLTEVA; encoded by the coding sequence GTGAACGGGCCGCAGCTGTGCGACATCCGGCCCTGCCTGGAGGGCGTGATCCCCGCGGTGATGGCCACCTGCGCCGCCGACGGCACGCCCAACGTCGCCTACATCTCTCAGGTGTACTACGTGGACGAGCGCCATGTGGCGCTGTCCTTCCAGTTCTTCAACAAGACGCGGCAGAACATCCTGGCCAACCCGTACGCCACGGTGCTGCTGCTGCATCCGCAGACGGCGGCGTACTACCGGCTGCACCTGCGCTACCTGCGCACCGAGACCGAGGGGCCGCTGTTCGAGGGCATGAAGGCGCAGCTGGCCGGCATCGCCTCGCACACCGGCATGCAGGACGTGTTCCGCCTGCTCGGCTCCGACATTTACGCGGTCGAACGGATCGAGGCGCTGGCGGGCGAGCCGATGCCGGCGCCGCCGGCGCGCGGCGGCATGCTCGCTGCCGCGCGCCGTTGCAGCGAGCGGCTGGCGCGCGGCACCTCGCTGGACGAAGCGCTCAACGCGGTGCTGGCGACGCTCACCGACTTCATGGAGGTGCGCCACGCCATAGTGCTGATGCTCGACGGCGCCGGGCAGCGGCTCTACACGGTGGCCAGCTGCGGCTACCCGACCTCGGGCGTGGGTTCGGAGATCGGCCTGGGGCAAGGGGTGATCGGGATGGCCGCGCGCGAGCGCACGCCGGTGCGCATCATGCACATGACCAACGCCTACCTGTACAGCCAGGCCATGCGCAGCAGCCTCGAAGGCAGCGCGCCCGACGCCGCGGCCGGACCGGAGATCCCCTACCCGGGGCTCAAGGAGCCGCACAGCCAGCTGGCGGTGCCGGTGATGTCGGCGGGCCGGCTGCTCGGCGTGCTGTTCGTCGAAAGCCCGCGCGACATGGTGTTCGGCTTCGAGGACGAGGACATGCTGGTGGCGATGGCCGGCCACCTGGGCGCTGCCATCGACCTGCTGCAGGCCGGCAGCGAGGCGCCGGAGGCGGCGCCCGCCGCGCCGCCGCGCCCCAGCGCCAGCGGCGAGCCGCTGCAGGTCCGGCGCTTCGCCAGCAACGGCAGCATCTTCATCGGAGGCGAGTACCTGATCAAGGGGGTGGCCGGCGCCATCCTGTGGAAGCTGCTGAAGGAGCACGCGCAGGGCCGCTGCGACTTTTCCAACCGCGAACTGCGGCTCGATGCGGCGATCGGCCTGCCGGACGTCGGCGACAACCTGGAGGCGCGCCTGGTGCTGCTGCGCCGGCGGCTGGACGAGCACGGGCCCCACCTGCGCATCGAGAAGACCGGGCGCGGCCGCTTCCGGCTGGCGCTGACCCGGCCGGTGAGCCTCACCGAAGTCGCCTGA
- a CDS encoding crotonase/enoyl-CoA hydratase family protein, giving the protein MQAPPSPPEGCISCEQRGELLLIGINRPAKYNGFTPRMFRELGEAYTRLDDDPQLRVGVLHAFGPHFTAGLDLPTIAPLMRSGEKAIPPGLVEPMDLGTSGYRRRTKPMVVAVKGITYTLGIELMLAADVVVAADDCRFSQLEVKRGIMATGGATLRMAQRAGLGNALLHLLTGDEFGAAEALRLNFVQKLVPAGQELGEALRIAEAIAAQAPLAVVATRLNALKSVEAGPIAAMREFIAVQQRLSHTEDAAEGVRSFVEKRSARFSGR; this is encoded by the coding sequence ATGCAAGCTCCACCGTCACCTCCCGAAGGCTGCATCAGCTGCGAGCAGCGCGGCGAGTTGCTGCTGATCGGCATCAACCGGCCCGCCAAGTACAACGGATTCACGCCGCGCATGTTCCGCGAACTGGGCGAGGCCTACACCCGGCTGGACGACGATCCGCAGTTGCGGGTGGGCGTGCTGCACGCCTTCGGCCCGCACTTCACGGCGGGCCTGGACCTGCCGACCATCGCGCCGCTGATGCGCAGCGGCGAGAAGGCGATCCCGCCCGGGCTGGTCGAACCCATGGACCTGGGCACGTCAGGCTACCGCCGGCGCACCAAACCCATGGTCGTCGCCGTCAAGGGCATCACCTACACCCTGGGCATCGAGCTGATGCTGGCGGCCGACGTGGTGGTGGCCGCCGACGACTGCCGGTTCTCCCAGCTGGAAGTCAAGCGCGGGATCATGGCCACCGGCGGCGCCACCCTGCGCATGGCGCAACGCGCCGGGCTGGGCAACGCCCTGCTGCACCTGCTCACCGGCGACGAGTTCGGCGCCGCCGAAGCGCTGCGCCTGAACTTCGTGCAGAAGCTCGTGCCCGCCGGCCAGGAGCTCGGGGAGGCCCTGCGGATCGCCGAGGCGATTGCCGCGCAGGCGCCGCTGGCGGTGGTGGCCACGCGCCTGAATGCGCTCAAGTCCGTGGAGGCCGGGCCGATCGCGGCCATGCGGGAGTTCATCGCGGTGCAGCAGCGCCTGTCCCACACCGAGGACGCCGCCGAGGGCGTGCGCTCCTTCGTCGAGAAGCGTTCGGCCAGGTTCAGCGGGCGCTGA
- a CDS encoding MarR family winged helix-turn-helix transcriptional regulator, translating into MPHPADSDHALLLDNQLCFALYSASLAMTKLYKPLLDELGLTYPQYLAMLALWECDELTVSELGERLSLDSGTLTPLLKRLEAAGLVARTRDAQDERRVHISLTAAGRRLKARARKVPGSMVEATQCTMPEIIRLTRELRGLRERLAA; encoded by the coding sequence ATGCCGCATCCCGCCGACTCCGACCACGCCCTGCTGCTGGACAACCAGCTGTGCTTCGCGCTGTATTCGGCGTCGCTGGCGATGACCAAGCTGTACAAGCCGCTGCTCGACGAGCTGGGCCTGACCTACCCGCAGTACCTGGCCATGCTGGCGCTGTGGGAGTGCGACGAGCTGACGGTTTCGGAGCTGGGCGAGCGCCTGTCGCTCGACTCCGGCACGCTGACGCCGCTGCTCAAGCGCCTGGAAGCGGCTGGGCTGGTGGCGCGCACCCGTGACGCCCAGGACGAGCGCCGCGTGCACATTTCCCTCACCGCCGCCGGCCGCCGGCTCAAGGCGCGGGCCCGCAAGGTGCCCGGCTCCATGGTCGAAGCCACCCAGTGCACCATGCCCGAGATCATCCGCCTGACGCGCGAACTGCGCGGCCTGCGCGAGCGGCTGGCCGCCTGA
- the asd gene encoding archaetidylserine decarboxylase (Phosphatidylserine decarboxylase is synthesized as a single chain precursor. Generation of the pyruvoyl active site from a Ser is coupled to cleavage of a Gly-Ser bond between the larger (beta) and smaller (alpha chains). It is an integral membrane protein.), translating into MSTRLAVAPQYLLPKRLLTQVMGLLARWHGGAITRWAIRKFIARYKVNMAEAADPRVESYATFNEFFTRPLRPGTRTIADAPFVCPVDAAISQFGPIEHDQIFQAKGHSYSTRALVGGDAQLAQQFDHGHFATLYLAPKDYHRIHMPCDGVLKRMIYVPGDLFSVNPLTARHVPGLFARNERVVCVFDTEYGPFVNVLVGATIVGSMATVWHGVVNPPRTGHVREWRYDGKDIRLAKGDEMGRFLLGSTVVMLFPQNVVTFNADWAPTHPVKLGEAMATFAGAESVI; encoded by the coding sequence ATGTCCACCCGCCTCGCCGTCGCGCCGCAGTACCTCCTTCCCAAGCGGCTGCTGACGCAGGTGATGGGGCTGCTGGCGCGCTGGCACGGCGGCGCGATCACGCGCTGGGCGATCCGCAAGTTCATCGCGCGCTACAAGGTGAACATGGCCGAGGCGGCCGACCCGCGCGTCGAGAGCTACGCCACCTTCAACGAGTTCTTCACCCGCCCGCTGCGCCCCGGCACGCGCACCATCGCCGATGCGCCCTTCGTCTGCCCGGTGGACGCCGCCATCAGCCAGTTCGGGCCGATCGAGCACGACCAGATCTTCCAGGCCAAGGGCCACAGCTACTCGACGCGCGCGCTGGTCGGCGGCGATGCGCAACTCGCGCAGCAGTTCGACCACGGCCACTTCGCCACGCTGTACCTCGCGCCCAAGGATTACCACCGCATCCACATGCCCTGCGACGGCGTGCTCAAGCGGATGATCTACGTGCCGGGCGACCTGTTCTCGGTGAATCCGCTCACCGCGCGCCACGTGCCCGGCCTGTTCGCACGCAACGAACGCGTGGTCTGCGTGTTCGACACCGAGTACGGCCCCTTCGTCAACGTGCTGGTGGGCGCCACCATCGTCGGCAGCATGGCCACCGTGTGGCACGGCGTGGTCAACCCGCCGCGCACCGGCCACGTCCGCGAGTGGCGCTACGACGGCAAGGACATCCGCCTGGCCAAGGGCGACGAGATGGGCCGCTTCCTGCTCGGCTCCACGGTCGTGATGCTGTTCCCGCAGAACGTCGTCACCTTCAACGCCGACTGGGCGCCGACCCACCCGGTCAAGCTGGGCGAAGCGATGGCGACCTTCGCCGGCGCCGAGAGCGTGATCTAG
- a CDS encoding ATP-binding cassette domain-containing protein: MSELLFQASHLNKRYGGQEVVRDLSFSIAAGECLGVIGPNGAGKTTTIRMCLGLTVPDRGEVKALGLEMPRDALAIKAQLGVVSQFDTLDPDFTLAENLLVYGRYFGMKDAQIRARIPQLLEFAALTHRANAKPVELSGGMRRRLSLARALVNDPRLLLLDEPTTGLDPQARHLMWERLQVLLQQGKSILLTTHFMDEAERLCTRLIVLDHGRKIAEGRPRDLIQQHLEPDVVEAYGNGAMALVDSSVKSHASRVEVNGETVFFYTHRAKPLLDALAAHPMLRILHRPANLEDLFLKLTGRQIREEA; encoded by the coding sequence ATGAGCGAACTCCTCTTCCAAGCCAGCCATCTCAACAAGCGCTACGGCGGCCAGGAGGTGGTGAGGGACCTGTCCTTTTCCATCGCCGCCGGCGAGTGTCTGGGCGTGATCGGCCCCAACGGCGCCGGCAAGACCACCACCATCCGCATGTGCCTCGGGCTCACGGTGCCCGACCGGGGCGAGGTCAAGGCCCTGGGGCTGGAAATGCCGCGCGATGCGCTGGCGATCAAGGCGCAGCTGGGCGTGGTCAGCCAGTTCGACACGCTCGACCCGGATTTCACGCTGGCGGAAAACCTGCTGGTGTACGGCCGCTACTTCGGCATGAAGGACGCGCAGATCCGCGCGCGCATCCCGCAACTGCTGGAATTCGCGGCGCTGACGCACCGGGCGAACGCCAAGCCGGTGGAGCTGTCCGGCGGCATGCGGCGCCGGCTGAGCCTGGCGCGGGCGCTGGTCAACGACCCGCGCCTGCTGCTGCTGGACGAGCCGACCACCGGGCTGGACCCGCAGGCGCGCCACCTGATGTGGGAGCGGCTGCAAGTGCTGCTGCAGCAGGGCAAATCCATCCTGCTGACCACGCATTTCATGGACGAAGCCGAGCGCCTGTGCACGCGCCTGATCGTGCTCGACCATGGGCGCAAGATCGCCGAGGGCCGCCCGCGCGACCTGATCCAGCAGCACCTGGAACCCGACGTGGTCGAGGCCTACGGCAACGGCGCGATGGCCTTGGTGGATTCCTCGGTCAAGTCGCACGCGTCGCGCGTCGAGGTGAACGGCGAAACGGTGTTCTTCTACACCCACCGGGCCAAGCCGCTGCTCGATGCCCTGGCCGCGCACCCGATGCTGCGCATCCTGCACCGGCCGGCCAACCTGGAGGACCTGTTCCTCAAGCTCACCGGCCGGCAGATCCGGGAGGAAGCATGA
- a CDS encoding GMC family oxidoreductase, translating into MVDFDYVIVGGGSAGCVLAARLSEDPGVQVALVEAGPPDRSVLIHCPAGLALLAKNGQANWAFETVPQPGLGGRRGYQPRGKVLGGSSSINAMIYARGHHSDYDEWAAQGNEGWSWREVLPYFKRAEHNERGADEWHGTGGPLNVMDLRSPSRFAQVFVDAGAQAGLPVNRDFNGAEQEGVGLYQVTHKNGERFSAAKAYVTPNLGRPNLKVITEAHTTRVRLEGRRATGIEYLQAGARHQLRAAREVILSAGALMSPQLLMLSGIGPAAQLQQHGIAVAHDLPGVGANLHDHVDVVLVVDAPHLKDLFGLSLSGLVRTVRGIFEWRERRSGMLTSNFAEAGGFVKSAPGEAIPDLQLHFVVAKLADHGRKTMLGHGYSCHVCLLRPLSRGSVRLTSADPMAPPLIDPNFLGDADDLQRLVRGFKLMRRVLAQPALAGLGGRELSTSASAQSDAEIVQFIRSHADTVYHPVGSCRMGAGPMDVVDARLRVRGIAGLRVVDASIMPRIVSGNTNAPTIMIGEKAADMIRQDARGRADVVQGAAAEGALAA; encoded by the coding sequence ATGGTTGACTTCGACTACGTGATCGTGGGCGGCGGCTCCGCCGGCTGCGTGCTGGCCGCGCGCCTCTCGGAAGACCCGGGCGTGCAGGTCGCCCTGGTCGAAGCCGGGCCGCCCGACCGCAGCGTGCTGATCCATTGCCCGGCCGGCCTGGCGCTGCTGGCCAAGAACGGCCAGGCGAACTGGGCCTTCGAGACGGTGCCGCAGCCGGGCCTGGGCGGCCGCCGCGGCTACCAGCCGCGCGGCAAGGTGCTGGGGGGCTCCAGTTCGATCAACGCGATGATCTACGCGCGCGGGCACCACAGCGACTACGACGAATGGGCGGCCCAGGGCAACGAGGGCTGGAGCTGGCGCGAGGTGCTGCCTTACTTCAAGCGCGCCGAGCACAACGAGCGCGGCGCCGACGAGTGGCACGGCACCGGCGGCCCGCTGAACGTGATGGACCTGCGCAGCCCCAGCCGCTTCGCGCAGGTGTTCGTCGACGCCGGCGCGCAGGCCGGCTTGCCGGTCAACCGCGACTTCAACGGCGCCGAGCAGGAGGGTGTGGGCCTCTACCAGGTCACGCACAAGAACGGCGAGCGCTTCAGCGCCGCCAAGGCCTATGTCACGCCCAACCTCGGCCGCCCCAACCTGAAGGTGATCACCGAGGCCCACACCACGCGCGTGCGGCTGGAAGGGCGCCGCGCCACCGGCATCGAGTACCTGCAAGCCGGCGCGCGCCACCAGCTCCGGGCCGCGCGCGAAGTGATCCTGTCGGCCGGCGCGCTGATGTCGCCGCAGCTCCTGATGCTGTCGGGCATCGGCCCGGCGGCGCAGCTGCAGCAACACGGGATCGCCGTGGCGCACGACCTGCCCGGCGTCGGCGCCAACCTGCATGACCATGTGGACGTGGTGCTGGTGGTCGATGCGCCGCACCTGAAGGACCTGTTCGGCCTGTCGCTCAGCGGCCTAGTGCGCACCGTGCGCGGGATCTTCGAGTGGCGCGAGCGGCGCAGCGGCATGCTCACCAGCAACTTCGCCGAGGCCGGCGGCTTCGTGAAAAGCGCGCCGGGCGAAGCCATCCCGGACCTGCAGCTGCATTTCGTCGTCGCCAAGCTGGCCGACCATGGCCGCAAGACCATGCTCGGCCATGGCTACTCCTGCCATGTCTGCCTGCTGCGTCCGCTCAGCCGGGGCAGTGTGCGCCTGACCAGCGCCGACCCGATGGCGCCGCCCCTGATCGACCCCAACTTCCTGGGCGACGCGGACGACCTGCAGCGCCTGGTGCGCGGCTTCAAGCTGATGCGCAGGGTGCTCGCGCAGCCGGCGCTGGCGGGCCTGGGCGGGCGCGAGCTCAGCACTTCAGCCAGTGCGCAGAGCGACGCGGAGATCGTCCAGTTCATTCGCAGCCATGCCGACACCGTCTACCACCCGGTCGGCAGCTGCCGCATGGGCGCGGGCCCGATGGACGTGGTCGATGCGCGGCTGCGGGTGCGCGGCATCGCCGGGCTGCGCGTGGTCGATGCGTCCATCATGCCGCGCATCGTCAGCGGCAACACCAACGCCCCCACCATCATGATCGGTGAGAAGGCGGCCGACATGATCCGGCAGGACGCGCGCGGCAGGGCGGATGTGGTCCAGGGCGCGGCGGCAGAGGGTGCGCTGGCGGCCTGA
- a CDS encoding xanthine dehydrogenase family protein molybdopterin-binding subunit, with protein MTQPEDLAQRFGSGQSVRRIEDDGLLRGEGQYTDDVVPEGQLSIVFLRSPHPHARIASIDTRSARAMPGVRLVLTGEQLEADGLQPLAGTTGFKRPDSTPGATPARRVLALGQVRYVGEAVAAVVADTVQQAKDAAEAIAIDYEALPHAVTVAAATAAGAPALCAEAPDNICAESHHGNAGACDRAFARAAHVVQLSIVNQRLAALAIEPRTVLAFIADDGRLTLRMSTQMPSGVRNSLQDVLGLKREQLRVLVGDVGGGFGMKTGMYPEDAAAAWAAWQLKRPVKWVSERSEEFLSTSHGRDLRSDAQLALDADGRILGLRLRSRANVGAYATGAGVAIQLMIGPWVQTSVYHVPAIDFHLQAVLTHSAPTGPYRGAGRPEAIYSMERLMDEAARQTGIDRVELRRRNFIQPAQMPYRNPMGQEYDVGAFEKIMDQTLALADWQGFEARAAASRAAGRLRGQGIATFLEWTGGMVLEERVTVTVRADGIIEVFSAVNQMGQGIATTLAQLVVDVFGVPLEQVKVVLGDTDRGDGFGSAGSRSIFTGGSALAIGSNKTLDQARALAARALEAAAADLDYRAGRFMVKGTDLGIGLFELAARQDGQRIHVESTSAVAGPSWPNGCHTSEVEIDPATGEVQVVRYASVNDVGRVVNPMIVRGQLDGGVVQGMGQALCEGVVYDADSGQLLTGTLMDYAAPRADIIACELVNEMDTSVPCTNNPLGVKGVGELGTIGATPCIVNAVADAFARAGRVQQARELQMPLTPPKVWTALTA; from the coding sequence ATGACTCAACCTGAAGACTTGGCCCAGCGCTTCGGCAGCGGGCAATCGGTGCGGCGCATCGAGGACGATGGCCTGCTGCGCGGCGAGGGACAGTACACCGACGACGTGGTGCCCGAGGGCCAGCTGTCCATCGTGTTCCTGCGCTCGCCGCATCCGCATGCGCGCATCGCGTCGATCGACACCCGGTCCGCGCGCGCCATGCCGGGCGTGCGGCTGGTGCTGACCGGCGAGCAGCTCGAGGCCGATGGCCTGCAGCCCCTGGCCGGCACCACCGGCTTCAAGCGGCCCGACAGCACGCCCGGGGCCACGCCGGCGCGCCGCGTGCTGGCGCTGGGGCAGGTGCGCTACGTGGGCGAGGCGGTGGCGGCGGTGGTCGCCGACACCGTGCAGCAGGCCAAGGATGCGGCGGAAGCGATCGCGATCGACTACGAAGCGCTGCCGCATGCGGTTACCGTCGCCGCTGCCACGGCGGCCGGGGCGCCGGCCCTGTGCGCCGAGGCGCCGGACAACATCTGCGCCGAATCCCATCATGGCAACGCCGGCGCCTGTGACCGGGCCTTCGCGCGCGCCGCCCACGTGGTGCAGCTGTCCATCGTCAACCAGCGGCTGGCGGCGCTGGCGATCGAGCCGCGCACGGTGCTGGCGTTCATTGCCGATGACGGGCGCCTGACACTGCGCATGAGCACGCAGATGCCCTCGGGCGTGCGCAACAGCCTGCAGGACGTGCTGGGGCTGAAGCGTGAGCAACTGCGCGTGCTTGTCGGCGACGTCGGCGGCGGCTTCGGCATGAAGACCGGCATGTACCCCGAGGACGCGGCCGCCGCCTGGGCCGCCTGGCAGCTCAAGCGCCCGGTCAAGTGGGTGTCCGAGCGCAGCGAGGAGTTCCTGTCGACCTCGCACGGGCGCGACCTGCGCAGCGACGCGCAGCTGGCGCTCGATGCCGACGGCCGGATCCTCGGCCTGCGGCTGCGCTCGCGCGCCAATGTCGGCGCCTACGCGACCGGCGCCGGCGTGGCGATCCAGCTGATGATCGGCCCCTGGGTGCAGACCAGCGTCTACCACGTGCCGGCGATCGACTTCCACCTGCAGGCGGTGCTCACCCATAGCGCGCCCACCGGGCCGTACCGCGGCGCCGGCCGGCCCGAAGCGATCTACAGCATGGAGCGCCTGATGGACGAGGCGGCGCGCCAGACCGGCATCGACCGCGTCGAGCTGCGGCGGCGCAACTTCATCCAGCCGGCGCAGATGCCCTACCGCAATCCCATGGGCCAGGAGTACGACGTCGGTGCGTTCGAGAAGATCATGGACCAGACGTTGGCACTGGCCGACTGGCAGGGCTTCGAGGCGCGCGCCGCGGCCAGCCGGGCAGCGGGCCGGCTGCGCGGCCAGGGCATCGCCACCTTCCTCGAATGGACCGGCGGCATGGTGCTCGAGGAGCGCGTCACCGTCACCGTGCGCGCCGACGGCATCATCGAGGTGTTCTCGGCGGTCAACCAGATGGGCCAGGGCATTGCCACCACGCTGGCGCAGCTGGTGGTCGATGTGTTCGGCGTGCCGCTGGAGCAGGTCAAGGTGGTGCTGGGCGACACCGACCGCGGCGACGGCTTCGGCAGCGCCGGTTCGCGCTCCATTTTCACCGGCGGCTCGGCGCTGGCCATCGGCTCGAACAAGACGCTGGACCAGGCGCGCGCCCTGGCGGCGCGGGCGCTGGAAGCCGCTGCCGCCGACCTCGACTACCGCGCCGGGCGCTTCATGGTGAAGGGCACGGACCTCGGCATCGGCCTGTTCGAGCTGGCGGCCCGGCAGGACGGCCAGCGCATCCATGTCGAGAGCACCAGCGCGGTGGCTGGGCCGAGCTGGCCCAACGGCTGCCACACCAGCGAGGTGGAGATCGATCCGGCCACCGGCGAGGTGCAGGTGGTGCGCTATGCCAGCGTCAACGACGTCGGCCGCGTGGTGAACCCCATGATCGTGCGCGGCCAGCTCGATGGCGGCGTGGTGCAGGGCATGGGCCAGGCCCTGTGCGAAGGCGTGGTCTACGACGCCGACAGCGGCCAGCTGCTCACCGGCACGCTGATGGACTACGCGGCGCCGCGCGCCGACATCATCGCCTGCGAGCTGGTCAACGAGATGGACACCTCGGTGCCCTGCACCAACAACCCGCTGGGCGTGAAGGGCGTGGGCGAACTCGGCACCATCGGCGCCACGCCCTGCATCGTCAACGCGGTGGCCGACGCCTTCGCCCGCGCCGGCCGCGTGCAGCAGGCGCGCGAGCTGCAGATGCCGCTCACGCCGCCCAAGGTCTGGACCGCCCTCACCGCTTGA
- a CDS encoding ABC transporter permease: MNDVLIAPSIWRVPDLSLRWWPVFLRNLLVWRKLAIPSLVGNIAEPLMWLVAFGYGMGALVGSVRLAGVEVPYILFLASGSICMSAMNAASFEALYSAFSRMHVQKTWDGIMNAPVNLDNIVLAEMLWAAFKALFTVTAILGVMLVLDISHSPKLLAAWPVLLGVGIAFSCIALIFNALAKNYDFFTYYFTLFLTPMMFLSGVFFPRDQLPVPLRAFSDWLPLTNAVELVRPMFMDQWPAQPLRHALVLAAYAVGAFWVALALTRRRFRA; this comes from the coding sequence ATGAACGATGTATTGATCGCCCCTTCCATCTGGCGCGTCCCCGACCTGTCGCTGCGCTGGTGGCCGGTGTTCCTGCGCAACCTGCTGGTCTGGCGCAAGCTGGCCATCCCCAGCCTGGTGGGCAACATCGCCGAGCCGCTGATGTGGCTGGTGGCCTTCGGCTACGGCATGGGCGCGCTGGTGGGCAGCGTGCGCCTGGCCGGGGTCGAGGTGCCCTATATCCTGTTCCTGGCCAGCGGCTCGATCTGCATGAGCGCGATGAATGCGGCCTCGTTCGAGGCGCTGTACTCGGCGTTCTCGCGCATGCACGTGCAAAAGACCTGGGACGGCATCATGAACGCGCCGGTCAACCTGGACAACATCGTGCTGGCCGAGATGCTGTGGGCGGCCTTCAAGGCCCTGTTCACCGTCACCGCCATCCTGGGCGTGATGCTGGTGCTGGACATCAGCCACAGCCCCAAGCTGCTGGCCGCCTGGCCGGTGCTGCTGGGCGTGGGCATCGCCTTCTCCTGCATTGCCCTGATTTTCAATGCGCTGGCGAAGAACTACGATTTCTTCACCTACTACTTCACGCTGTTCCTCACGCCCATGATGTTCCTGTCCGGGGTGTTCTTTCCACGCGATCAGTTGCCGGTGCCGCTGCGCGCGTTCTCCGACTGGCTGCCGCTGACCAACGCGGTGGAGCTGGTGCGGCCCATGTTCATGGACCAGTGGCCGGCGCAGCCGCTGCGGCATGCGCTGGTGCTGGCCGCCTACGCGGTGGGCGCATTCTGGGTGGCGCTGGCGCTCACCCGCCGGCGGTTCCGGGCATGA
- a CDS encoding hemerythrin domain-containing protein, translating to MKIETQELREVAAAETPRLDLYSGIHKALRALMADTLLAVGRMDPADEQDVGQASARVAELLAMCHSHLEHENEFVHRAMEARAPGSTAQAERDHRGHLKSLAELTQAVEALRLAPAAQRAGIAQALYRQLALFVAENFEHMNVEETAHNAVLWARYTDAELQGIHDALVASIPPQEMMLVMRWMVPQLNPAERAGMLGGMKANAPAAAFEAVLDTVRPHLTPREWDKLARALELTAGE from the coding sequence ATGAAGATCGAAACCCAAGAGCTGCGCGAGGTCGCCGCCGCCGAGACCCCGCGCCTGGACCTGTATTCGGGCATCCACAAGGCGCTGCGCGCGCTGATGGCCGACACCCTGCTGGCCGTGGGCCGCATGGACCCGGCGGACGAGCAGGACGTCGGCCAGGCGAGCGCCCGCGTGGCCGAGCTGCTGGCGATGTGCCATTCGCACCTGGAGCACGAGAACGAGTTCGTGCACCGCGCGATGGAAGCGCGCGCGCCGGGTTCGACCGCGCAGGCCGAGCGCGACCATCGCGGGCACCTGAAGAGCCTGGCGGAGCTCACGCAGGCGGTCGAGGCGCTGCGGCTGGCGCCCGCCGCGCAGCGCGCCGGCATCGCGCAGGCCCTGTACCGGCAGCTCGCCCTGTTCGTGGCGGAGAACTTCGAACACATGAACGTCGAGGAAACCGCGCACAACGCGGTGCTCTGGGCCCGCTACACTGATGCCGAGCTGCAGGGCATCCACGACGCACTGGTGGCCTCGATCCCGCCGCAGGAGATGATGCTGGTGATGCGCTGGATGGTGCCGCAGCTGAACCCGGCCGAACGCGCCGGCATGCTGGGCGGGATGAAGGCCAACGCGCCGGCGGCGGCGTTCGAGGCAGTGCTGGACACGGTGCGGCCGCATCTGACGCCGCGCGAGTGGGACAAGCTGGCACGGGCGCTGGAATTGACGGCGGGGGAGTAG